A portion of the Desulfatiglans anilini DSM 4660 genome contains these proteins:
- a CDS encoding type II toxin-antitoxin system Phd/YefM family antitoxin produces the protein MKSNPVLKLIDTLSARTRFGELLDKIEKENAHFLISKRGKPRAVILSAEDYLKNIGKGSKIKNATLEIPLKDFLQGKNRKKS, from the coding sequence ATGAAATCAAATCCTGTTCTCAAACTCATCGACACCCTTTCCGCCCGAACCCGCTTCGGCGAACTCCTGGACAAGATTGAAAAGGAAAACGCCCATTTCCTCATCAGCAAGCGGGGAAAGCCCAGGGCGGTGATCCTAAGCGCTGAGGATTATTTGAAAAATATCGGAAAAGGGTCTAAAATTAAAAATGCCACCCTGGAAATTCCCTTGAAGGATTTTCTCCAGGGCAAAAACCGGAAAAAAAGCTAA
- a CDS encoding ParA family protein: MKKIIAVINQKGGVGKTTTSINFAAGLARQGHRVLLIDLDPQAHSTIGLGIEPGTYKLAIHDVLINKQKIGDTILKTTVQNLDLVPSHIRLDRAEQQLTPEMFKESRLNKALQNLDYDFIVIDCRPTLGTLTINALYASNFILVPCEMSRYSLDGFADLMETVEHVKNGEEIAKENFIRILLTKVDTRKSVTNEWILEQLEPYKNMLFNTKIRQNEALNQAHIAMEPIFTFKSNSSGAEDYTQLTHEFLQLCHQSETN; the protein is encoded by the coding sequence ATGAAAAAAATCATAGCAGTCATCAATCAAAAAGGGGGAGTGGGGAAAACCACCACTTCGATCAACTTTGCGGCGGGGCTGGCTCGGCAGGGTCATCGGGTGCTTTTGATTGACCTGGACCCGCAGGCCCATTCAACCATCGGTTTGGGAATCGAGCCCGGGACTTACAAGCTGGCGATTCACGATGTGCTGATAAACAAGCAGAAAATCGGGGACACTATCCTGAAAACGACGGTGCAAAACCTCGACCTGGTTCCCTCCCATATCCGGCTCGATCGGGCCGAGCAACAACTCACCCCCGAGATGTTCAAGGAAAGCCGTCTTAATAAGGCCCTGCAGAATCTGGATTATGACTTTATCGTAATCGACTGCCGGCCGACGTTGGGAACCTTGACGATTAACGCCTTGTACGCCTCTAATTTCATCCTGGTACCCTGTGAAATGTCCCGCTATTCGCTGGACGGCTTTGCCGACCTGATGGAGACTGTGGAACACGTCAAAAACGGCGAGGAAATAGCCAAAGAGAATTTTATCCGGATCCTGCTTACCAAAGTGGATACTCGTAAATCCGTCACCAACGAGTGGATTCTGGAACAGCTGGAACCGTATAAAAACATGCTTTTTAATACCAAAATCAGGCAGAACGAGGCCTTAAACCAGGCCCATATTGCTATGGAGCCGATTTTTACATTCAAGTCCAACAGCTCGGGAGCTGAGGATTACACCCAACTAACTCACGAATTTTTACAACTATGTCATCAATCAGAAACAAATTAG
- a CDS encoding ParB/RepB/Spo0J family partition protein codes for MSSIRNKLADKKSKLAIEPTKDSQHPADLGNGYQDGSFYNVPIDKIRPNPYQPRQFFDPQALAELTESIRQKGIIQPIVIRRDEDGELFLVAGERRLKAAKDAGLEDVPAILTKGNPIEIALIENLQRENLNPIEEAEAFARMIDEFDYTQEQLAKVIGKGRTTVTQTLGLNRLPKEIRQKCLESDIPKRVLVEIARKDTDKEMVELFEKVRSGALTSEDVRQDVRKRVRKPPIKRTPAAIALEKTSLLASYLEKLEIETMEETEKIILFRELDLLKKEIDRFLSE; via the coding sequence ATGTCATCAATCAGAAACAAATTAGCCGACAAGAAAAGCAAGCTCGCCATCGAGCCAACCAAAGACAGCCAACATCCGGCTGACTTGGGCAACGGCTACCAGGACGGCAGCTTCTACAATGTGCCTATCGACAAGATCAGGCCCAATCCGTATCAGCCCCGCCAGTTTTTCGATCCGCAGGCGCTGGCAGAATTGACGGAATCCATCCGCCAAAAAGGCATCATCCAGCCGATTGTGATCCGGCGGGATGAAGACGGAGAGCTTTTCTTGGTGGCAGGAGAACGCCGGCTTAAGGCCGCCAAGGACGCCGGCCTCGAGGATGTCCCGGCCATTCTCACCAAGGGCAATCCGATTGAAATTGCCCTAATCGAGAACCTTCAACGGGAAAATCTCAATCCGATTGAAGAAGCTGAGGCCTTTGCCAGGATGATTGACGAGTTTGATTACACCCAAGAACAGCTGGCCAAAGTAATCGGCAAAGGCAGAACCACCGTCACCCAGACTTTGGGGCTTAATCGGTTGCCAAAAGAGATCCGGCAAAAGTGCCTGGAAAGTGATATCCCCAAGCGGGTCCTGGTGGAAATCGCCCGAAAAGATACCGATAAGGAGATGGTTGAACTTTTTGAAAAGGTCCGATCAGGCGCCCTGACTTCCGAGGATGTCCGGCAAGACGTCCGAAAACGGGTCCGCAAGCCTCCGATAAAACGCACGCCGGCAGCCATTGCCTTGGAAAAGACTTCCCTCTTAGCCAGCTATTTAGAAAAACTCGAAATCGAAACTATGGAAGAAACCGAGAAAATTATCCTTTTCCGAGAACTCGACCTTC